Proteins from a single region of Leuconostoc gasicomitatum LMG 18811:
- a CDS encoding glycoside hydrolase family 13 protein produces the protein MTQTKWWQKAVVYQIYPRSFQDSNGDGIGDIPGIIQRLPYLKKLGVQVIWLSPIYQSPNDDNGYDISDYQKILPEFGTIADVREMLLVAHELGLKVMMDLVVNHTSDEHYWFQKSCQSKTNAYRDYYIWRDPVNGHAPNNWLSDFGGSAWEYDAKTAQYYLHLFSKKQPDLNWDNPKLRQEIYTMMQWWLNQGVDGFRMDVINLISKRSGMPNDPEVADGNHGSSMVFSANGPNVHQYLQEMNQQVLSKHNIITVGETPGVTTNDAVKYAGFDRHELQMVFQFEHTELDSSHEGLGKWSNERVNLVDLKRILSKWQTNLYGQAWNSLYWNNHDRPRVVSRFGNDSEVYRVQSAKMLAATLHFMQGTPYIYQGEEIGMTNITLSSIDQYQDIDTLNAYDDLVSQKKRVTPEQMMAYIHHSSRDNARTPMQWDNTKNAGFTTGSPWLPVNSNYQTINVSDTFSDRESIFYFYKKLIALRQQLPIITTGRYEVLDLEDEFVYAYRRIGKNSQLLVISNFSDQPQIRHYNFGTITSLIIGNYKDDAGDILRAYETKVYLIEM, from the coding sequence ATGACACAGACAAAGTGGTGGCAAAAGGCAGTTGTCTATCAAATTTATCCACGCAGTTTTCAGGATAGTAATGGGGACGGCATTGGTGATATTCCGGGTATCATTCAACGCTTACCTTATTTGAAAAAATTAGGTGTACAGGTGATTTGGTTAAGTCCAATTTATCAATCACCAAATGATGACAACGGTTATGATATCAGTGATTATCAGAAAATTTTACCAGAATTTGGTACGATTGCTGATGTTAGAGAGATGCTGTTAGTTGCACATGAACTTGGTTTGAAAGTAATGATGGATTTAGTGGTTAATCATACATCTGATGAACATTATTGGTTTCAAAAAAGTTGTCAGTCTAAGACTAACGCGTACCGTGATTATTATATCTGGCGAGATCCAGTCAATGGACATGCACCAAATAATTGGTTATCTGATTTTGGTGGGTCAGCGTGGGAATATGATGCTAAAACAGCACAATATTACTTACATCTGTTTTCTAAAAAACAACCAGATTTAAATTGGGATAATCCAAAACTACGACAAGAAATTTACACAATGATGCAGTGGTGGTTGAATCAGGGCGTTGACGGTTTCCGTATGGATGTTATTAACTTGATTTCTAAGCGATCAGGGATGCCAAATGATCCAGAAGTTGCTGATGGTAATCATGGGTCTTCAATGGTATTTTCAGCAAATGGGCCAAATGTGCATCAATACCTGCAAGAGATGAACCAGCAAGTGTTGTCGAAACATAACATCATCACTGTGGGCGAAACGCCTGGTGTAACAACAAATGATGCAGTGAAATATGCTGGATTTGACCGGCATGAATTGCAAATGGTGTTTCAATTTGAACATACAGAGCTTGATAGTAGTCATGAAGGCTTGGGCAAGTGGAGTAATGAACGTGTTAATTTGGTGGATTTGAAACGTATTTTATCTAAATGGCAAACGAATTTATATGGGCAGGCTTGGAATAGTTTGTATTGGAATAATCATGATCGACCACGGGTAGTGTCACGATTTGGCAATGATTCAGAAGTGTATCGTGTTCAATCAGCTAAAATGTTGGCAGCAACACTTCACTTTATGCAAGGGACACCATATATCTATCAAGGTGAAGAAATTGGGATGACAAATATCACATTATCATCTATTGATCAATATCAAGACATTGATACGTTAAACGCTTATGATGATCTGGTTAGTCAAAAAAAACGTGTAACGCCTGAGCAAATGATGGCTTACATTCATCACTCTTCCCGTGATAATGCGCGCACACCAATGCAATGGGATAACACCAAAAATGCTGGTTTTACTACTGGAAGTCCTTGGTTACCCGTTAATTCTAATTACCAAACGATAAATGTATCTGATACGTTTTCTGACAGGGAATCAATTTTTTATTTTTATAAAAAATTGATTGCTTTGAGACAACAATTGCCGATTATAACAACCGGTCGTTATGAAGTATTAGATTTAGAGGACGAATTTGTTTATGCTTACAGACGGATTGGCAAAAATTCACAGTTGTTGGTAATCAGTAATTTTTCAGATCAACCGCAAATACGACACTATAATTTTGGCACAATCACGTCATTGATCATTGGTAATTATAAAGATGATGCAGGTGATATTTTAAGAGCTTATGAAACGAAAGTTTATTTGATTGAAATGTAA
- the aspS gene encoding aspartate--tRNA ligase produces MKRTTYAGLIDEKYLGQTVTLSGWVQKRRDFGDLIFVDLRDREGIVQLTFSATNQIALSVAEEMRSEYVISITGLVVNRNDDQVNNKIKSGKIEINVTDAKILATSKTPPFYIENGVNANEELKLKYRYLDLRRPEMQQNLRIRSKIMSSAMHFMDQNDFINIETPILAKSTPEGARDYLVPSRIFPGSFYALPQSPQLFKQLLMGAGFDRYFQIARAFRDEDLRGDRQPEFTQMDIETSFMSADEIRTLVNAWVKTMMHDVVNFDLDTAKIPTLTWQESMDRFGTDKPDLRIAYELKDLSSIVKTSDFGVFTNAIKAGGVVKAIAVPGGADKYSRKGLDKLAQYIERFGAKGLAWLKVTDEGLKGPIAKFFPEGNDLIHATGAKVGDLLLFGAGRTDIVAATLDYLRRQTAKDLELVNQENAWAFAWIVDWPLFEYSEDFDRWIAAHHPFTMPNEEDLHYLDEGEDPHQAHAQSYDLVLNGYELGSGSIRIHNMAIQEKMLKALGFTPEAAHEAFGFLLEGMDFGFPPMGGIALGLDRLAMLLAGQENIREVIAFPKNSRATEPMTQAPMPVDGKQLNDLGLFVPEN; encoded by the coding sequence ATGAAACGAACAACATACGCAGGATTAATAGATGAAAAATATCTTGGACAAACAGTTACTTTATCGGGATGGGTACAAAAGCGCCGTGATTTTGGGGATCTCATTTTTGTTGATTTACGTGATCGTGAAGGTATAGTGCAATTGACTTTTAGTGCGACTAATCAGATCGCTTTATCAGTGGCAGAAGAGATGCGTAGTGAGTATGTCATATCAATTACTGGTCTGGTTGTTAATCGAAATGATGATCAAGTTAACAATAAAATCAAGTCAGGAAAAATTGAAATTAATGTCACTGATGCCAAAATCTTAGCTACCTCAAAAACACCACCATTTTATATTGAAAATGGTGTTAATGCGAACGAAGAATTGAAATTAAAATACCGTTACTTAGACTTACGGCGTCCAGAAATGCAACAGAATTTACGCATCCGCTCAAAAATCATGTCAAGTGCTATGCACTTTATGGACCAAAATGACTTTATTAACATTGAAACACCAATCTTAGCTAAATCAACACCTGAAGGTGCACGAGATTACCTTGTGCCTTCAAGAATATTTCCTGGCTCATTCTACGCTTTACCACAATCGCCACAGTTATTTAAACAGCTTTTAATGGGTGCTGGATTTGATCGTTATTTTCAAATTGCACGCGCTTTTCGTGATGAAGATTTAAGAGGTGATCGTCAACCAGAATTCACGCAAATGGATATCGAAACTTCTTTTATGTCGGCAGATGAAATTCGTACTTTAGTAAACGCATGGGTTAAGACAATGATGCATGATGTTGTGAACTTTGACCTTGATACAGCAAAAATCCCAACGTTGACTTGGCAAGAATCAATGGATAGATTTGGGACTGACAAACCTGATCTACGTATTGCTTATGAACTAAAAGATCTATCATCCATTGTCAAAACATCAGATTTTGGTGTCTTTACCAATGCAATCAAGGCAGGTGGGGTTGTTAAAGCCATCGCTGTTCCAGGTGGTGCTGACAAATATTCACGCAAAGGCCTTGACAAATTAGCACAGTACATTGAACGCTTCGGAGCCAAAGGTTTGGCTTGGTTAAAAGTGACTGACGAGGGACTTAAAGGACCAATTGCAAAGTTTTTTCCAGAGGGAAATGATTTAATTCATGCAACTGGTGCAAAAGTTGGTGATTTATTATTGTTTGGTGCAGGTCGTACGGATATTGTTGCGGCAACATTGGATTATTTACGTCGTCAAACGGCCAAAGATTTAGAATTAGTTAATCAAGAAAATGCATGGGCTTTTGCTTGGATTGTTGACTGGCCATTATTTGAGTATTCTGAAGATTTTGATCGTTGGATCGCAGCACATCATCCATTTACAATGCCAAACGAAGAAGATCTTCATTATTTGGACGAAGGGGAGGACCCACATCAAGCGCATGCGCAAAGTTATGACTTAGTTTTGAATGGCTATGAACTAGGATCTGGTTCAATTCGTATTCATAATATGGCTATCCAAGAAAAGATGCTCAAAGCGCTTGGATTTACGCCTGAAGCGGCTCATGAGGCTTTTGGTTTCCTACTTGAAGGCATGGATTTTGGTTTTCCACCAATGGGCGGCATTGCCCTTGGATTAGATCGTTTAGCCATGTTACTAGCAGGACAAGAAAATATTCGAGAAGTCATTGCTTTTCCTAAAAACTCACGTGCAACTGAACCTATGACGCAAGCACCTATGCCTGTAGATGGCAAACAATTGAATGATCTTGGATTATTTGTGCCAGAAAATTAA
- the hisS gene encoding histidine--tRNA ligase yields the protein MAKPTFQRPKGTADLLPDNTLQWQHVESTARLLFGDYNFKEIRTPLFENFDVFSRSAGDTSDVVTKEMYDFHDKGDRHIALRPEGTAGVVRAYVENKLFGPEFDKPYKVYYMGPMFRYERPQAGRFRQFHQIGVEAFGSKSPALDVEIIAMAVDLFQTLGLKNLKVAINTLGDKSSRVAYRQALIDYLKPHFNELSTDSQNRLEQNPLRVLDSKDPRDKIFVADAPSILDYLSEEATKHWQQVQTMLRALNINYDIDATMVRGLDYYNDTIFEIMTIDDNLKGAATIAGGGRYSGLVAEFGGPETPGVGFGIGMERLIGLLNAQNSAPIVDDKLDFYVVNIGDGTDVVAMQTVQAIRSFGYVAERDYLGRSAKAQFKSADRNHSKYVVTIGDQELVNNTANVKDMATGYQQTVKLADLYTNLPTIIASKGDK from the coding sequence ATGGCAAAACCAACATTTCAACGACCAAAGGGAACGGCTGACCTATTGCCGGATAATACATTACAGTGGCAACATGTCGAGAGTACCGCACGTTTGTTATTTGGCGATTATAATTTTAAAGAAATACGGACACCACTATTTGAAAATTTTGATGTCTTTTCACGATCAGCAGGAGATACATCCGATGTTGTGACAAAAGAAATGTACGACTTTCATGATAAGGGAGATCGTCATATTGCATTACGCCCTGAGGGAACCGCAGGTGTTGTGCGGGCATATGTTGAAAATAAATTATTTGGACCAGAATTTGATAAACCTTACAAGGTATATTATATGGGTCCAATGTTTCGTTACGAACGGCCGCAAGCTGGCCGTTTTCGTCAATTCCATCAAATTGGCGTAGAAGCGTTTGGATCAAAATCACCTGCCTTAGACGTTGAAATTATTGCAATGGCTGTCGATTTATTTCAGACGTTAGGTCTTAAAAATTTAAAAGTAGCCATTAATACTTTGGGTGATAAGTCATCACGAGTAGCTTATCGTCAAGCATTGATTGATTATTTAAAACCACATTTTAACGAACTATCTACTGATTCACAAAATCGACTAGAACAAAATCCACTGCGTGTTTTGGATTCAAAAGATCCTCGCGATAAAATATTTGTCGCTGATGCGCCATCAATATTAGATTACTTATCAGAGGAAGCAACTAAACATTGGCAACAAGTACAGACAATGTTGCGTGCGTTAAACATAAATTATGACATTGATGCAACAATGGTTCGTGGCTTAGATTATTATAACGATACAATATTTGAAATTATGACAATTGATGACAACTTGAAAGGGGCTGCCACGATTGCTGGTGGTGGCCGTTATTCAGGACTAGTGGCAGAGTTTGGTGGGCCAGAAACACCTGGCGTAGGATTTGGTATTGGTATGGAACGTTTGATCGGATTACTTAATGCGCAAAATAGCGCACCAATAGTTGATGACAAGTTAGATTTTTATGTGGTTAATATTGGGGATGGCACTGATGTTGTGGCTATGCAAACTGTGCAAGCTATTCGATCATTTGGCTATGTTGCAGAACGCGATTACCTTGGTCGTTCTGCAAAGGCACAGTTTAAAAGTGCAGATCGTAACCATAGTAAATATGTTGTAACCATCGGTGACCAAGAATTAGTTAACAATACTGCTAATGTCAAGGACATGGCAACTGGCTACCAACAAACTGTCAAATTAGCAGATTTGTATACAAACTTACCTACAATCATCGCTTCAAAAGGAGATAAATAA
- a CDS encoding LacI family DNA-binding transcriptional regulator, translated as MTITIKDIANKAGISAASVSRILTNRGRFSEKTAQRIRQLANDMGYYKNQSAADLSQKESRVIGVLVPTTHTNFADEIIKGMQNKAFELGYELLIAFVETNSQQQIQTVKSLLSRQLLAVVMLAVDIEDSVFDVLTSADVHLLSVSNQLNNVIPSISSDNYAMMHTIVDYLYDHGHRQMALIGASNPDPIVAVLRRQGFIDALADHGITYNPDFIWGVETAYQTGLDAIKKFGTPLPFTAVIGSADIISIGLLNGAKDADIVVPNDLSIVTVDGTELTQLTRPILTATQQNFAKMGELAVTNIADQSLSPHTVIFTDITLNSGGTVATIV; from the coding sequence ATGACTATCACAATTAAAGACATCGCAAATAAAGCTGGTATTTCAGCAGCATCCGTCTCACGAATTTTGACAAATCGTGGGCGTTTTAGTGAGAAAACAGCGCAACGTATTCGACAATTAGCAAATGATATGGGTTATTACAAGAACCAATCAGCTGCAGATCTGTCGCAAAAAGAAAGTCGTGTTATTGGTGTATTAGTCCCGACCACACACACCAATTTTGCTGATGAAATCATTAAGGGCATGCAAAACAAAGCATTTGAACTAGGTTATGAATTGTTAATCGCCTTTGTTGAGACAAACAGTCAACAACAAATTCAAACCGTTAAATCCCTGCTTTCTCGACAATTATTAGCGGTTGTTATGCTCGCTGTTGATATCGAAGATTCTGTTTTTGATGTTTTAACAAGTGCCGACGTACACCTTTTGAGCGTTTCTAACCAACTCAACAATGTCATTCCGTCTATTTCATCTGATAACTATGCAATGATGCACACTATTGTTGATTATTTATATGATCATGGTCACCGTCAAATGGCTTTAATCGGCGCTTCTAATCCCGATCCCATTGTCGCAGTCTTAAGACGTCAAGGTTTTATTGACGCTTTAGCAGATCATGGCATTACTTATAATCCGGATTTTATTTGGGGGGTCGAAACTGCTTATCAAACGGGACTAGATGCAATAAAAAAATTTGGAACGCCTTTGCCTTTTACTGCTGTCATCGGGTCAGCTGATATCATCAGTATTGGTTTGCTCAATGGTGCAAAAGATGCTGATATCGTCGTGCCAAATGATTTATCGATTGTAACCGTTGATGGTACAGAATTGACTCAATTAACGCGCCCCATTTTAACGGCCACTCAACAAAACTTCGCCAAAATGGGAGAATTAGCCGTCACTAATATTGCTGATCAGTCACTATCACCACATACTGTCATCTTTACCGATATCACCCTCAATTCAGGTGGAACAGTGGCAACAATTGTATAA
- the pgmB gene encoding beta-phosphoglucomutase, translating to MTQFSDIKGFAFDLDGVIADTARFHGESWHQTADEVGTNWTPELAESLKGISRMASLQMILDAGDHADDFSQADKEVLAEKKNHNYQQLISMLTEADILPGMKAFIQSAKAAGYKMSVASASKNAPMILDHLGLTSYFVGIVDPGTLTKGKPDPEIFVRAARVLNLDSEQVIGLEDSAAGIASINGAGETSLAIGNVTVLRSADLNFNSTAEVTLTSIEAKMK from the coding sequence ATGACTCAATTTTCAGATATAAAAGGATTTGCTTTTGATTTAGATGGTGTCATCGCTGACACGGCACGTTTTCATGGGGAATCTTGGCATCAGACGGCGGATGAAGTTGGTACAAACTGGACACCAGAGCTAGCTGAAAGCTTGAAAGGCATTAGTCGCATGGCCTCGTTACAAATGATTTTAGATGCTGGCGACCATGCTGATGATTTTTCTCAAGCAGACAAAGAGGTGTTGGCAGAGAAGAAAAATCATAATTATCAGCAGTTAATTTCAATGTTGACTGAAGCAGATATTTTACCAGGAATGAAAGCATTTATTCAATCTGCAAAGGCAGCTGGATACAAGATGTCGGTGGCTTCAGCATCCAAAAATGCGCCAATGATCTTAGATCATTTGGGCTTGACAAGTTATTTTGTTGGTATCGTCGATCCGGGCACGCTGACAAAAGGTAAACCAGATCCAGAGATTTTCGTTCGCGCAGCTAGGGTACTGAATTTAGATTCAGAGCAGGTCATTGGATTAGAAGATTCAGCTGCTGGTATTGCCTCAATTAACGGTGCAGGTGAAACGTCATTGGCAATTGGTAACGTCACTGTTTTACGGAGTGCCGATTTAAACTTTAATTCAACCGCTGAAGTTACGCTAACAAGCATCGAAGCAAAAATGAAATAA
- a CDS encoding MFS transporter, translating to MQLFLMTFGYAGVQVAFSVQTGNMGRIFQTLGTDPTKLGFFFILPPLAGMITQPLIGLFSDKTWLPKLGRRIPYLIGGCAVSIVVLLLLPNTGSFGFGYGSMTALWFGAVTVLFMDLSANVSMQPFKMIIPDMVSEQQTDKAWTLQNMWGSLGGVIAFIFPFALTIFGISNTAARGVVPDSVKISFYVAAAILLLSTIFTVINVKEYDPETLAYYHGITANNEKRDSFVDILKHAPKVFWTLGIVEFFVWFGIPYMWTYSTGALSENIWHVSDPASAGYQAAGNWFGILQAVYSVVAILIGIFFQHLNKKTRKWAFFFSLLAGGIGFIVVAYGHTHISSLVGFVLIGIGWIAIISIPFTILTNALNGKHDGIYLGLFNCFICIPQIVASIASFVIFPLVGQSMAHMLAIAGVTLIIGGCLIWIVKEDESKTDRIKKGI from the coding sequence ATGCAATTGTTTTTAATGACATTTGGTTATGCTGGTGTACAAGTTGCTTTTTCAGTTCAAACTGGTAACATGGGCAGAATATTTCAAACGTTAGGAACTGATCCAACTAAGTTAGGATTTTTCTTCATTCTGCCACCATTAGCTGGCATGATAACACAGCCGTTAATTGGTTTATTTTCAGATAAAACATGGCTCCCAAAACTAGGGCGACGCATACCTTACCTGATTGGTGGTTGTGCAGTATCAATTGTGGTGCTATTATTATTGCCAAATACAGGTTCGTTTGGCTTTGGTTATGGTTCAATGACAGCTTTATGGTTTGGTGCAGTCACTGTATTATTTATGGATTTATCTGCAAATGTGTCTATGCAACCATTTAAAATGATCATTCCAGATATGGTTAGTGAGCAGCAAACAGATAAAGCATGGACACTACAGAATATGTGGGGCAGTTTAGGCGGCGTTATTGCCTTTATATTTCCATTTGCTTTAACAATTTTTGGTATTTCTAATACGGCGGCTCGTGGCGTTGTACCTGATTCAGTCAAAATATCATTTTATGTTGCAGCAGCTATTTTGCTGCTATCTACAATATTTACTGTTATCAATGTGAAAGAATATGATCCAGAGACACTGGCCTATTACCACGGTATCACAGCTAATAACGAAAAACGTGATTCATTTGTCGATATCTTAAAACATGCCCCTAAGGTATTTTGGACATTAGGTATCGTAGAATTCTTTGTTTGGTTTGGCATTCCATATATGTGGACTTACTCTACTGGTGCTTTATCGGAAAATATTTGGCACGTATCAGATCCGGCGTCTGCTGGATATCAAGCAGCTGGAAATTGGTTTGGTATATTACAGGCAGTCTATTCAGTAGTGGCGATATTAATTGGTATTTTTTTCCAACATCTCAATAAAAAAACTCGCAAATGGGCTTTTTTCTTTAGTTTACTGGCTGGTGGAATTGGCTTTATAGTTGTCGCATATGGACATACACATATATCATCATTAGTTGGATTTGTATTAATAGGTATTGGGTGGATTGCCATTATTTCTATACCCTTTACGATATTAACTAATGCTTTAAATGGCAAACATGATGGTATCTATCTAGGATTATTTAATTGCTTCATATGCATTCCCCAAATAGTCGCTTCAATTGCAAGTTTTGTTATTTTCCCACTTGTCGGCCAATCAATGGCACATATGTTGGCTATTGCTGGTGTGACTTTAATAATTGGCGGATGCTTAATTTGGATAGTTAAAGAAGATGAGTCAAAAACGGACAGAATAAAAAAAGGAATATAA
- a CDS encoding glycoside hydrolase family 13 protein has translation MTKNIKWWQKAVVYQVYPRSFQDANGDGIGDLQGIEQRLDYIEKLGADVIWLNPVYASPDKDNGYDISDYEDINAKFGTMVDFDRLLSKAHAKGIKILMDLVVNHTSDQHQWFIESRSSKDNDKRDFYIWRDPVDGHEPNNWGSFFSGPAWKYDESTGQYYLHLFVEGQPDLNWVNTKVRQSVFDMMNFWVDKGIDGFRMDVISLISKPDGLPDGDVPSGGTYGNSDKAVANGPYVHDYLKEMRQKVLNRADMMTVGEASGVDISNAIKYADNDASELNMVFQFEHMGLDNNPNPALGKWYDKKVSLIDLKENLSKWQNKLAGKAWNSLYWDNHDQPRAVSRYGNDKPEYREVSAKMVATLLHFMQGTPYIYQGEEIGMTNAYNLKRSDFDDIEIKNAFEYLVDKDHLIDEKTMLSYVHAKGRDNARTPMQWDETKNAGYTTSTPWLKLNDNYQEINVKQALSDSQSIFYYYQKLIQLRHEMPVITTGDYELLDSKDDEVYAYRRLGDGEQLLIINNFTDQKLIRQFDVPRQATVLISNYDDDQGELLRPYESKVYYF, from the coding sequence ATGACAAAGAACATTAAATGGTGGCAAAAAGCAGTGGTGTATCAAGTTTATCCGCGCTCATTTCAAGATGCAAATGGGGATGGTATTGGTGATTTACAGGGAATTGAGCAGCGATTAGATTATATCGAAAAATTAGGAGCAGACGTTATTTGGTTGAATCCAGTATATGCGTCACCTGACAAAGATAACGGTTACGATATTTCCGATTATGAAGATATTAATGCTAAATTTGGTACGATGGTAGATTTTGATCGTTTACTTAGTAAGGCACATGCTAAGGGGATTAAAATTTTAATGGATTTAGTGGTTAATCACACTTCTGATCAACATCAATGGTTTATTGAGAGCCGATCATCTAAAGATAATGATAAACGAGATTTTTATATTTGGCGTGATCCTGTTGACGGCCATGAACCAAACAATTGGGGATCATTCTTTTCAGGTCCTGCTTGGAAATACGATGAGAGCACTGGTCAATACTATCTTCATTTATTTGTTGAAGGACAACCTGATTTAAATTGGGTTAATACGAAGGTGCGCCAATCTGTTTTTGACATGATGAATTTCTGGGTTGATAAGGGGATTGATGGTTTCCGAATGGATGTTATCTCATTAATTTCCAAACCTGATGGTTTACCAGATGGTGATGTTCCTTCAGGTGGGACGTATGGCAATTCTGACAAAGCAGTAGCAAATGGCCCATATGTTCATGATTATTTAAAAGAAATGCGTCAGAAAGTATTAAATCGTGCTGATATGATGACAGTTGGTGAAGCGTCAGGTGTTGATATCAGTAACGCGATTAAGTACGCTGATAATGATGCTTCTGAATTGAACATGGTCTTTCAATTTGAACACATGGGGTTAGATAATAATCCCAATCCAGCACTTGGTAAATGGTATGATAAAAAAGTTTCGTTAATTGATTTAAAAGAAAATTTATCCAAATGGCAAAATAAATTGGCGGGGAAAGCATGGAATTCATTGTATTGGGATAATCATGATCAACCACGTGCCGTTAGTCGATATGGTAACGATAAGCCAGAATATCGTGAAGTATCAGCTAAAATGGTAGCGACACTATTGCATTTTATGCAAGGAACTCCTTATATTTATCAAGGTGAAGAAATTGGGATGACAAATGCGTATAATTTAAAGCGCTCTGATTTTGATGATATTGAGATAAAAAATGCATTTGAGTATTTAGTGGATAAAGATCATTTGATTGATGAGAAAACGATGCTATCTTATGTACATGCTAAAGGGCGAGATAACGCACGAACACCCATGCAGTGGGATGAAACAAAAAATGCTGGATATACCACCAGTACACCATGGTTAAAGTTAAACGATAATTATCAAGAAATAAATGTGAAACAAGCCTTATCAGATAGCCAATCGATTTTTTATTATTATCAAAAGCTAATACAATTGCGCCATGAGATGCCAGTGATTACAACAGGTGATTATGAGCTGCTGGACTCAAAAGATGATGAAGTTTATGCTTACCGACGACTTGGTGACGGTGAACAATTATTAATTATCAATAATTTCACAGATCAAAAATTAATACGTCAATTTGACGTACCAAGACAAGCAACTGTGCTGATTAGTAATTATGATGATGATCAAGGCGAACTATTACGGCCTTATGAGTCGAAAGTTTATTATTTTTAA